The sequence atgtctattatgaattttgaaggaaatacATGCCACGGGTGGATTCTTATGTCACCCACATATGGTATTTTATCTATATATATGCAGATGCTAAAGTGcatcgtctgtgaaaatatattatcaGAGACGATTCACTTAAAGAACCATCTATGAAAACATATTAACATATATGGTCCGGTTAAGAAACCGCATGTGATCTCTTTTTTGCCTATAAAAATTGTCCATTTCTATATACCTTCGATCAGAGACGGATGACTAAGTGTCTTTTTAAATAAGTTACCATTTGGCtctaaaagtagttttttagcTGTGTGCAATGCTCTGACTAGTCTTTCGCCTTGCGTTTGCATGTAATAGTCACTTAATCATACATACTACAAGCAATATCAATCAACATACGTATGATCTGAGTCAGATTATATGTATACTCGGCTTTAATGTATACTAGTAGTATTTCTGTAGCCTGCAGTAGTACTATCAAACTCATCGTATATAAGTAACCTGTGAAATGGATCAGCAGAGAATAGGCTAGAGCAACAACGAATCGATTTGaatctttcatgtttattttttgAGATTCTTAAATATTTCATGGCAATATATATATTAAGATATGGTTTGTATAAAAAGGTTCTTGAGAAAGGCAACAAACCTTTTTCATGGGAGGAGCACAAAAGACAGAGATGCATCAGGAATACGGTGGTGCACTGCAGCACTGATTCCTCTTCGAAAACTGTGCagcaaaaaaagattaaaaatatCTCCCTAAAGTGATATGGTAACATCTCAATGGAATATTCATTCGACATGCCACTAGGAATCCTGATCACCTCTGTATTTTTATCTATTCTTCCCCTTTTATATAGATAAATATGTACATATCGCTGTGTAAACAAAGGCAGGACACTTTGACCGGCACCAGCTAGCTAGGGAATATTCACAGTTTCTTTTATCGGACATATCAAGCCATGGTTTAGGATAACAAACTACAAATTTCAACTAGAAGTTAAGGGTTTAAGGTTTTAGGAAATGTTCAGAAAAGAATAAGATTAGGGTAAAGATGAAATATTCATCGAAACTTTTGGTTTTGCATAAAAACAATTGGGGTACGTCCGATTGTAACGGAGAAACATCGAGAAACAACTAAATTAATTATCTtattttgttcacaaaattCCCATGCTCCAAACGAACCCACCGTACACAACCCAAATCATCAAGCTTGCAAAAGTGCAAAAGGAGCGAGCTTTTTGTCGCCGGCTGCCGAGAGAAAACGATGGTTGGCTCTTGCTGCCTGAACGCCAGCGTGCTAGGCTGCTGATGGCGCTGCTCATAGCACAGAATCACTAGAAAATGCAGCACTGTTGAGACACACAAGCCGGTGTAAATTAAGGAGAACAAACTTCGTACAGGCCATCTTGTCAGTCACTCATGACCACTGTGACTTGCTGCTGTACCTTCTTAaccatctctaactatattctttcATTTCTTTCCCTTCTTCgtttttattatctttattaattttcttttattctcaACAGTCTTCTTTCGAGTGGAAtagtgaagagaaagaagaaagaatctCGTTCTAAAGGGAATGattttaaaaatcttttttatgagaatcgtaaaaaaaaatcattagagcgctaaacagaaaaaaataatatcgtgAAGAGATTCTAGACCGAAGTAAAACCGTTATAAATGATCTTACGAGAGCCTGTGATTACGACCTGCACGACTGCACCAAACCCGGCAATATAATCCAATCCAACTCTTTGAAATCTTGGACCCTTTGCGCAGCCTCCACCCGACAAAAGGAGAAAGGCTTGGATACACATCAATCCGGGCGAGTCCAGCTGGTTGATGATCGCTCTGCAACGCAGCCAAAATGTCGTTGCTATCGCAGTGCTAATAGGCGCGTGTCGCTGCTCTAGCTGTCAGCCTTTTTCTAATTAAGTTGTAGTTACGCCGTCCATTTCAAAGTATAGGACGCATTAGAATTTGAAAAGCcaaactttataaattttaattaatatttaattaagttatatatatatttagtgtataaaagatgtatcaaataatatattcatatttcacAAATCTTTTAATAAGATATTGATTTCGCagtaattgataatatattgtaagaaaaattaatggttaaagtatattttaaaagatttttctaaatcctaatATGCCATATTAAAAGAAAGAGCAAATTTCACTTTGTACCATATATCAGTGCACTTGCTCTACTTTAAACTATATTTAATAATATGTGTCACTTTGaatcatatattttatactTATATTTCAGTTTGCATCACGTCTAAGGATTATACCTATGACCGTTCTCACGTGGCAAGCAGTTTCATCCACTCAGCTCCACGGATTCAACTAGAAGGGTAGACTTTTTGTTTTCAGCCCAAGCTTTCATCCTCTCGGTTCATTCTTCGTTGTCTGCTTCCCACTTGATCTCAAGTTGCTAGAGTCGCATCTCCATACTAGACCTTCAGAGTCCAAGTGCCACCGCTCACAGACTTCTTCATCTGCTTATATTCCTCAAAACGTCGCCACCTTAAGTTGTCGCTGGCACGGCTGCTTCTCTCTAAACATGTCTACCTTGTGCCGCCTCTCCTCAAGtcaccacctgcatcggtgCATCACTCCGGCCATATCTACCTCATCGTCAGTCCGACACCTATCTTCGTAATGCTAGTGAATAGGTAATTAAAGAGTTAGATTATATGTAGAATGTTGACTTTTTGGATGGTCGACGGTGTCATAAACTCGATACCATCATATGCGATATGGAGAGGTGACTCTAGCAATTTAAGACCAAAGTAGAACTGCTCGTCACATGAGAATGATTAAAGGTTGATTCCTCAACCACGGTGTAAATTGAAATTAACATCAAATATATTGTTCGAAGTGAAAATTATTATTAAAGGTGGTTCAAAGTGCATCGAGTACACTAATATATTATCCAaagtgaaatttactctaaaagaaatggagggagtattagAGAGTAAACACATACTTATACCCCTGTAAATTAGTAAATATAGGTTAGCAGACATGCGCGAAAGTCACATATATACACAGCATGGCATAAAAACTAGAACGGCATAGACATAGGCCAAAGAACAAAGAAACGATTTTCTAGGGCACCTCTCCATTTATTCAGAGTTTAATTTACATATATAGCGGATCTTTCTACGTGGTGAGATCAAGATACTCGCATACAAACATGTATATAATCTACAAGGGAGGAGGACCTAGTACATGCTGAGTCCTCTGATGCACACAAACATGGCCAGATCCTACATACGTACGTACACACTATTCTGCTTCCTTCATGCTTCTGCTTCCGTGGCACGTCGATGGCTTCTGTTACTTCTGTACACGGCcttgcatgcacgcacgcacgcatgcatCTATCGATCGAGATCTGGTTAAcacaagcatgcatgcactagCGCGATGCATGGGCGTCTGTGAGGCGCGCGCCGGCCGGTCTTAGACGCGGATGAGCGCGTGGGCGGGGCGGTGGCGCTGCTCGGACTCCTGCCGCTGCAGGCGCAGGTTCTCGTGGTGCTGCCGGATGAAGCTCTCCGCGCGCCGCAGCAGGTCGTCTGGCGCCATCACAATCGTGCGCCACCCCAGCTGCCTGGCCGCCGACGGTTCCGCCAGTGGTGGAGGCGGGGCCACCGACGAGATGGACTTCCGCATCTCCCGCCGCGCCACGGCCGTCTCGGCCGCGCGCTGCAGCCGCGGCAGTTCGTCGCTGGCCCACGTCTCGCTCTTCCGCACGGCTACCGGCCGCGCCGCGCGCCGTTGCACGATGGTCTGCCACATCGAGTCGATAGAATGGTCGGCGTCGTCGGTCTGGGCCTCAGCGGTTGCGACGGTTACAGGCACCTCCTCACCGCGTTTGTCGTCGTAGGCGTCCACCGCGACGGTCCTTGGGCTCGGTTCCTCCTCGCCGCCCGACTTCTTGCGCGCGCGGGGGCGGTCGCTTCTCCTGGCCGTTTTTGCCTCTCGGCCCGGCCTCTTTGACTTGAACACCTGCGCGCCTGCAAGACGACCCACCGCGTCGAAGGCCTCGTACTCCGACAACGGATAGAGGCTATCCACGGCGTCGAGTACCTCGCCGTCGTGGCCGGCCGAGGAAGAGGTGGTGCTAGTTCTGCTCCGTCGGGAGGAAGAGAAGAGCCACCAGATGATGCCGTTCGCTGCCGcccaaaggaaaggaggggACGAGAGGAAGTCGGCGGTGAGACTCGTGGAGATAtacgaggccgccgccgccgtcgccgccaggACGGTCACAACGGCGGCAACCGCCGTGGCCTTGAGGAGGGAGTTCATGCAGAGGGAGTGGTTGTGCCGGTGGGTGGGGTGTGCAAAGAGGAAGCAACGGCTGAGTCGTTTATATAAGGGCGTAACGGAAAGGCAAGTCCGCGGCCGTGGATATACGGATTATTTCGTTTGTTTatctattttattaaatatttatttatttgtttatttttcactTATCTTATGAGTTTTTTAATCAACTTCTTTAATCTTAACATAAATAAGTAATTCTAATAACTCACACGTCCATAAAAATTAATGAAAATTTTCTTGCAAAAACATAAGGTCAGCCGGGGGTAAAACGAGAAGTCGCTTTGAGGCTATATGGACCTCACTGAAAAGTACAAAGTGATTATTTTAGTAAGTTACCGTCTCGACTTAAAGAGTATACTTGGAACACATAAATTTCACGAATTTCATTAGAACTCTCATCGAATTGTCGTAAGAATCAGGGGAAATAAGACTCTAGTCTAGCATCAAAAGGGGACTCGACTCGAAGCCTTTAACCGTAGTTGATATATGGCGAGGGATCCGGGGACTTGGAGTC is a genomic window of Phragmites australis chromosome 24, lpPhrAust1.1, whole genome shotgun sequence containing:
- the LOC133908095 gene encoding uncharacterized protein LOC133908095, which produces MNSLLKATAVAAVVTVLAATAAAASYISTSLTADFLSSPPFLWAAANGIIWWLFSSSRRSRTSTTSSSAGHDGEVLDAVDSLYPLSEYEAFDAVGRLAGAQVFKSKRPGREAKTARRSDRPRARKKSGGEEEPSPRTVAVDAYDDKRGEEVPVTVATAEAQTDDADHSIDSMWQTIVQRRAARPVAVRKSETWASDELPRLQRAAETAVARREMRKSISSVAPPPPLAEPSAARQLGWRTIVMAPDDLLRRAESFIRQHHENLRLQRQESEQRHRPAHALIRV